The following proteins are encoded in a genomic region of Nicotiana sylvestris chromosome 4, ASM39365v2, whole genome shotgun sequence:
- the LOC138889410 gene encoding uncharacterized protein — MSVKIKEEITKQLDAKVIRVTRYPVWLANVVPVPKKDGKIRHDITGRKEQAIYYLSKKFTVYEVKYTHLERTYCALTWVAQKLKHYLSSYTTYLISRLDLLKYIFQNHMPTERLVKWQILLTKFDIIYVTQTAMKAQALADHLAKNSIDDEYEPLKTYFPDEEVMHIDELEQIEKPGWKLFFDGAANMKGVEIGVVLISETGHHYPTTAQLRGVQTYSKGP; from the exons atgagtgtgaagattaaggaagaaatcactaagcagttggacgcaaaggtcattcgggtcacacgATATCccgtttggttagctaatgttgtgccagtaccaaagaaggatggcaagatcaga catgacatcaccggcagaaaggaacaggcaatctactatcttagcaagaagttcacggttTATGAGGTAAAGTACACTCATTTGGAAAGGACatattgcgccctaacttgggtggctcagaaattgaaacattatttgtcatcttacactacttacctcatttcacgcttggatctgTTGAAATATATCTTTCAAAATCATATGCCGACAGAAAGACTTgtgaagtggcagattttgctcacaaagtttgacatcatctatgtgactcaaactgcgatgaaagcccaagcattggctgatcatttggccAAAAACTCGATCGATGATGAGTATGAgccattgaaaacttattttcccgatgaagaggtgatgcatatcgaCGAACTGGAGCAGATTGagaaaccaggttggaaacttttctttgacggggctgccaacatgaaaggagttgaaATAGGggttgtgcttatttctgaaacagggcatcactatcctactacggctcagcttcg tggagttcagacatattccaagggtccataa
- the LOC138889409 gene encoding uncharacterized protein: MVEGSRQWHEKLSFALLVYRTTICTSVGATPYLLVYGTEVVIPAKVEIPSLRIVAEAEIDDDEWVKTRLEQLCLIDEKRLAAVCHGQLYQKRMARTYNKKVCPRKF, translated from the coding sequence atggtggaaggctccaggcaatggcatgaaaaattatcATTCGCATTGTTAGTTTATCGCACCACTAtttgcacttcagtaggtgcaactccttatttgttggtatatggcactgaagtagtgatacctgcgaaagttgaaatcccgtcccttcggattgttgctgaggccgagattgatgatgatgagtgggtcaaaactcgtttgGAGCAGTTATGtttaattgatgagaaaagattggcagcagtgtgtcatggtcagttatatcaaaagagaatggcaagaacgtacaacaaaaaggtgtgtccccgAAAGTTTTAA